One part of the Solea solea chromosome 16, fSolSol10.1, whole genome shotgun sequence genome encodes these proteins:
- the drc3 gene encoding dynein regulatory complex subunit 3, which produces MSGFCDKSEPILMSDEILQKAVDEQTPQNHAGRVDKAEGKHFNDVLKIRLEYLNILKISHLRDFTSLTRLDLNNNLIERIEGLDHLLNLTWLNLSFNRIKKIEGLESLRKLELLNLSDNKISVVENMDELEKMTNFSFANNLLEQLDSVLYLKKFKNLFTLNLYGNPVSKEDDYTLFIAAHFPNLMFLDYRLLNEKTKKEASIKYYCVTEETRHEELQKQQVLDAEKRQKAELQLHTDAFVEFLNGSYLFKSMVKDDPEAETLHCVAGVAPLLQTFEQQMVALCVQLFEAGMAEHKQREAEVNSFLSGQTQAVTDYQQRAAQILAEFEQQHKEMLLELQQLSDPDIVEVKVSHHSNEIEQLCTGLMSLEFQLVSQLEEIIKKLEINISDMVANFTESVQGIFAQCRELQDNYHRKVHEIAVATLKKVAMDNRDEDMPDEVRMLFMDKDTVMDALATAHDNHLQKINDRETQLVTRVDAWRVALIKEIQDKELKRNRACVSDILRYTDYLREQLFHDFLPHPPEQL; this is translated from the exons ATGAGTGGATTCTGTGATAAATCTGAGCCCATTTTGATGAGTGACGAGATTCTGCAGAAAGCAGTCGATGAGCAAACGCCTCAAAATCACGCTGGGAGGGTCGACAAGGCCGAGGGAAAACACTTTAATGATGTCCTAAAAATACGTCTGGAATACCTAA ACATCTTGAAGATTAGCCACTTAAGGGACTTCACATCCTTGACCAGACTTGATCTGAACAATAATCTCATAGAGAGGATTGAGGGCCTGGATCATCTGTTGAATCTGACCTGGCTCA ATCTGTCTTTTAACAGAATAAAGAAAATTGAAGGCCTGGAGTCTCTGCGCAAGCTTGAATTGCTGAATTTATCCGACAACAAAATCTCTGTCGTTGAAAACATGGATGAGCTTGAGAAAATGACGAATTTCAGCTTCGCAAACAACCTCCTTGAACAGCTGGACAGC GTGCTCTATCTCAAGAAATTCAAGAATCTGTTCACCCTCAACCTCTATGGAAATCCCGTCTCCAAGGAGGATGATTACACCTTGTTCATTGCTGCTCACTTTCCAAACTTGATGTTTCTGGACTACAGATTACTCAATGAGAAGACG AAAAAAGAAGCTTCTATCAAGTACtattgtgtcactgaggaaacaaGACACGAAGAGCTGCAGAAACAACAAGTTTTGGATGCTGAAAAACGCCAGAAAGCTGAACTCCAATTACACACG GACGCCTTTGTGGAGTTCCTCAATGGATCATATCTGTTTAAGAGCATGGTCAAAGATGATCCAGAGGCAGAGACACTACACTGTGTAGCAGGAGTGGCCCCTCTGCTTCAAAC ATTTGAGCAGCAAATGGTGGCACTTTGTGTGCAGTTGTTTGAAGCGGGCATGGCTGAGCATAAACAACGAGAGGCAGAGGTGAACTCCTTCCTGAGTGGTCAGACACAGGCTGTGACAGATTAccagcagagagcagcacaGATATTGGCAGAATTTGAGCAGCAACATAAAGAG ATGCTATTGGAGCTGCAGCAGTTATCAGACCCAGACATAGTGGAGGTCAAGGTCAGCCACCACAGTAATGAAATCGAACAGCTTTGTACCGGCCTCATGTCACTGGAGTTTCAGCTGGTCAGCCAGCTGGAG GAAATCATCAAAAAGTTGGAAATCAACATCTCAGACATGGTGGCCAACTTCACTGAATCTGTTCAAGGGAT ATTTGCCCAGTGTCGAGAGTTACAGGATAATTATCACCGGAAGGTACATGAGATCGCTGTGGCAACTCTGAAGAAAGTGGCCATGGACAATCGGGATGAGGACATGCCAGATGAAGTTAGAATG CTGTTTAtggacaaagacacagtgaTGGATGCGCTGGCCACCGCTCATGATAACCACCTGCAGAAGATCAACGACAGAGAGACTCAGTTGGTCACACGTGTCGATGCCTGGCGAGTGGCTCTCATTAAAGAG ATTCAAGACAAAGAACTTAAGCGGAACCGCGCATGCGTCTCAGACATCCTCAGATATACAGACTATTTGCGAGAGCAGCTGTTCCATGATTTTTTACCTCACCCTCCAGAACAACTTTAA